A segment of the Malaclemys terrapin pileata isolate rMalTer1 chromosome 1, rMalTer1.hap1, whole genome shotgun sequence genome:
aagaaATTGACAAACTAAACAgtaagaagtcaccaggaccaggtggtattcacccaagagttctgaaggaactcaaatgtgaaattgcagatctACTAACTTTAGTCTGTAGcctatcatttaaattagcttctgCACCAAATGATTGGAGGATAACTAATCTGAAGCCATTTAAAAAGAGCTTCAGAGGTGAtcatggcaattacaggctggtaagcgtGACTTCAATGcctggcaaactggttgaaactatagtaaagaacaaaatgtcCGACACATAGATGAAAATAATGTGTTGGtgaaaagtcaacatggcttttgcaaaagaaaatcatacctcaccaatccactagaattctttgagagggtcaataTTTGACCCAATTTATTGCCGGCAGCCCACTTTCCCGCATTACAAAACCAGCATGCAGGACAGGGAAGAGACATTGCACAAGGTTTCATACATGAATGATCAAAGGGAAATTTCCATGTAGGGAGCCTTGTGGAATCTCCCTTCCCTGGCATGGACCCTGGGTTTGTAATACAGGAAAGGGGGCTACCATGGAGAAATCAGGtcctatattatttttattttattttatgttatttcaGCCAGATCACAGCTGTGACAGCATCATCATTACCATTCGGCCACCCCCGATGTAGCCATGTGACTAATCAGAACCATATGGAACAGTGATGACAAGCCTGGATTCCAGGAGAagagcctgcagcagggagtgtgATGCAGAACTGTTGGGTAGGATCACCACACATCCCCTGGGATTTGGCCTCTTGTGGTTTGCCATTGGCCATGACGGGGGCAAAAGCTGGTGCACAGGAAGCCAAGCAGCTGaggttccctgatggccaagtggcccccaagggaatgtgcaggCATGCTTCATAAAGACACTTGCCTCCCTATCTGAACACATACTGCCTGCTGCCCGTGCAACCTCTCCGATGATTCCTTGCCCTTTAGGGTAAGACCCCTGGCGTCAGCGGCTCCAAgtctagcaggaattgggtacgttggcaggtttcactatctttaaaatatgaaatgaagTGTAAAGGCTGCAAACTGTTTACATTGGCAGATTTTCTGTGCTGCAGCAGTGAACTCAGCTGGGCTGTCAGAGTGACTcagtgacaggggctggaggggagggggctggagggcaggCAGAACTAGATAGCTTGGGAACCCCTCCTCTACATCTGCCCATGCTCCACGGTGGGTtgttcaagctacacagaaatcTGAAAGTCAAAGCGAGCGCGCAATGTTAGAATCTCGATGCCCCGAGTCAGATTTCTTAATCTGGCCCATTTCTAGAGGTGCCATGagctctgggcccaatcctgccagggGTTGAGTGAGAAGCAACCCCATGGAATATCAGTGACTAGTTCCCAAATTGCCTCATGTTTATTTGCTCCTGGGAATTTAAGCAGCAAATACATTTTCATAGGTTTTAATTCCTGACTTAATCGTGAACACAGGAATTCAGGGCTGCATTGCTCTTTGGTAACAGATCTGATGAGGCATATTTCTATCTCCTGATTGGCTGAAGGCTCCAGCCTTTCTGCCCTGTAGATATCCCTCAGAGTTACCGTGCCACTGGCATCTCAGCCCCCTCTCTGGTCTCTGAGTGCCAGATGGCAGGACTCATAGCCTTTCCTCTCATGGGATGTAATCTCACGGTCCTCCCACCCTCAGACTGGGCCCTGGGCTACTGCACACTGTGGGTCAGCTGTGCTTATCTAGTAGGTCAGAGTGTGTTTGGtacctgtggttcttccctttgggaggcTGTGAGCAGTGGTGAGATGAGTGACCAAATCACCTCAGGTTTATTTGCTTCTGGAAATTTAATcagcaaatgcattttcaaagGGTTTATTCTCTGGCTCGATTGTGAACATAGGAATTCAGAGCTGTATTGCTTTGTGGTAACAGGTCCGAGAGGGCAAATTTTTACCCTATAGTTACAGGGTTACTGGCATCTCTTCCCGTTCTCTAGTCTCTGAGTGCCAGATGTCAGGCCTTGTAGCCTACCCACTCATGGGATGGATCCCtccattctccctccctcagGCTGGGCACTGGGCTACCGCACACTGTGGGTCAAGTGTGCTTGCCGAGAAGATCCCAGTGGGTTCGGAAACTCTGATTCTTCCCTCAGGGAGGCTGTTATTAGCGGTGAGACGAATGAGCAGCCAACATTATTGAACCAAAATATTGTTTAATCTGAACAGTAGGAATGAAGCGTAACATGGGAGAAtaagagggtttaaaaaaaaaagtctgtacaTTTCTCCAACCCCAAGCCCTCCCTCTCTGATGAGCACCCAGGCAGGCCAAAGGCTTTCAGACTTCCCCAGCACTCTCTGTGCCTGTCAGTCTGAAGAGCTTCTCAGCAacagctgccccagctctggacaGACTCCCAGCGCTGGCAAAACAAGCTGTGTAACGTGGCTGGAGCCAGGAAATAGGCTCTTTCCAGCTTTTAgctcagttttttttctttcagactcCCTGAAGTGCTGACTGAGAGATGGCTTTTCTTCATCTCTTGCTTCCCTTCCTGTTTATTTTCCAGCAGCCTGGTATTAAATTAAGAAGAGCCAAACTGGTTTCACCCACTATAGCCATCACATAAACACCAAAATAATTAACCCAAGATAACCATAATGTAAACATGACAAGAACTGGGTTTAACATACACATTCCTTATGGCAGCTCAGTTCCATGTCTGTCCCAATCCCTTTCCCGGGTGCTATGGATTTTATGAATACAGGTCATAGGCAATCAGAGAGCAATACACGACTTTCATGTGGGAAATGAAGTTCCACATGCATTTGACTTTTAAATGCACTTCCTGAAATCCTGCATCGTGCCTGGATAACAGGTGCTGGGGTTACTATGTATAAGAGAGTGAGAGGTCAGGGAATGAATATTTTCTATGCTGATCCTAATGCCTGTTACCACTCTGGATATAGGCTACAGACTGACAGAACCGAATCTGAGGAGAACCAGTCAGCTATTAACCCAGGGACAGAGGCGCTACTAGAGCATAGTTTGATGAGAAGTGATTGATTGAAGGAGGAGATGTGATCTTTTCAAGTTCTGAAGAAATCCAGATGTCatacatgtaacccttctgccaggtggagccagcaacaaccagggccgggttctgtatttagggattccttttcaacaatacaacaaaGAAGAGGCCTGAGCACCAACCCAGTATCTTGGGAAATTACACACCCCTCCTGGGCACCTCtgggaggcaatacttccctacTTGCAAGCACACAGACTGAGTTTAGGAAAGAAAGTTTTAATGATAGGAGAGAAGTCAAccgacattaattagggaaaattccacaagcaggattcataatcctAAAACTGTGaccaggacacccaccccagagtgcttGGGGCAGTGGCTTCTGCCTCGTGCTCttcagttctacaaccaaaagtttcTTTACAATGCCCATCTCTGCTAcctcacctcactgtggtcgtCCTTGGTCAGGGAGGACACAGGGTtgagaggtgcatctgtgtgagttcacctcccaccggGGGTATAAGTCACCTTGCTTGCTTTGTGATTTGAGCACTTGCTCAGGCTGGCCACCCTGTCAGCCATGACTCCTCCCTAGTTGCCGCCCCACCAGCCAATCGTTCTGCTCTGATCCATCCGGTCAACTGTCAgttaccttctgctgccacctgcctcgcTGCTGTGACCTCAGCTTTTAGCAGGTtgggcagaaacactgtcccaccacaagtgatttcagatctcatttaagcacttaaaataacaaaggTTCCTAATAAAGCATATTCAGTTCTATCTTTGAACAATGGGCAGGAAAAGACCCTTGTCTTTGGCAGTGGGGACCCTTTGTGAGAGTCCATAACTCCTGCCAGGGaaacctgtccccaccccccttactttcacaggacTCTGGCATTTGAACCCCTGGCTTAACGATGtcttttcagctgagggtgaccctcTCATTTGGggcaggttaagcacagttctgctcccctttattcatacaataaagacaacaacattgataacagCATTTTACtatccctgcattcagtactaaagtgatttgaacaccagccaaagttgatcactttgagcaacacctCTCTATCTGCTGGACATCTAGGCACAGTAGGTGTGTTCATATAAGTACAGTTTGCTCCTGATGTCTCTCTTCCTTCCAGCTAtctgtcaggggagagttcattcagactctgtttacatacattttacattttaagtcCAAGTCTAACATGAGAAATCATCTCAGAAAGAAGATGAGAGGGGAAAGAATGAGTTGACATGTGTGTACTACAGTACAGACGTGTAAATGTTATGTCAAAACTTTtcaatgtaatacaaatattacagaCCAAACGTTCATGACATGCATGTCACATCGTAAGCCAGCAACAGAATTGTTCGAATCTATACAGGAAGGAGCAGTGGTATCTTTACTGTTTAATGGCTTTTGCTTTCAAAAGTATTTCAGAAGTACTCCACATACTGTTTGCAATGGGTTTGTGCTATTAACTCTTTCTTCAGTGAACAGTTGTATGATACTAACCCCTGGTAACTGACCAAAAGCTGTTTGTAATACTCACATTCAGAGTAATGAACACAATCTCTCTACAATACCTGTGCAAGACTTTCCAGAAAGTCCTGAGAGACCAGAACCTCTGGTCAATGTTTCGGCAAAGAGTAGAGCTGCGGTGCAGGAAAGGGACCTGTAATAGTGGTTGTATGTAATTAACACCCATCACTTCTTACACAAGCATGGCTGAAGTAACTTGCACTTTCAATTGGGTATTAGAGCAAACCTAGTGTTTACACTATTCATCCATTTGGACACCAATCCCTCCCTCGCCCAACTGAAGTAACTGTCTGTGTTAGCTTGTAACTTGCCAGGTATCTACAGACCCTTGTATGGGAGAGGATGCAGGACTTGTGACAATGAAGAGAAGCCTGTGGATGATCAAACTCTCTGGACTCAGTCAACGCTGGCCAGGCAAAATACTTCAGCTTCTCTTGGAGGGATTCTTGGGTGTCACAGTCTATCACTGGGAGCATTTGGTAAAGAAAAGTTAATAGAGCCCTGTTCTGGATTTACAGAGGGGAATCTGGAGTGACGCAGTTGAAGTCACTGTTATTGAATTAAGAACCTGGCCCTAAGAATTTATCCCATGTGCTGCAAAGTTGCAGTGGCATAATTTGGACTCTCTGGAGTGCAGAAAAAAAACACACGTTCACTTAGAATTTCAATGCAGGACAGATAAATACAATGACTGTTTTCACCATGCACTTGCAATGGGCCACGCTCCAAAGTGGAGGGCCTGAAATGCTGTCTGTGGGAAGGTCACAAATGTAAAATCACACAGCACTCAAGTAGGCTGCAGAACTCACTACCGTAAGATACCAATGGGAccaagagtttagcaggattcaaagagggactggatgTTTATATGGGTAACCAGAAAATCCAATTAGAGtaatcaggatttttttaaaaaaggcttggATGGGCTCTAAaccttcctgatttacactaccAAATATGTCTAACTAGTTGGTGTAAAGGGAAAACTTTCCCTGGGAGAAAGCTACCTATTGCAGGGCTTCttccaccttcttctgcagcatctggaactggccactgggTAGTTTACAGGGCACTGGTTACTGCGTTAGATGGGCTACAGGTGTGATCCAGTCTGGCCGTGCCTATCTTCCTATCGGTGGTATAAATCCAAGACTAGTTTTTTTCCTGATCTTCCCTGAGCTCCTGGGAGTCTCTAGAATTGCAGTGAGAGCAGAAAGATGTCTCGTTAAATATCATGTAGTCTCCTGTCCTTTTTCATTTCAGGAAGGAAAGTTCAAAAGTCCCCGGATCTGCCCAGTCcattatgtcagctgtcaatgacaccaaCTTCAACTCTGCAGTGTTCCTGCTCAccgggatacctgggcaggaagaTGTCTACCTGTTGATCTCTATCCCCTTCTGCTTAATGTATGTTATTTCGatagtaggaaattcagtcattctgttcattataaaaacagatccaagcctccatgagcccatgtacattttcctttccatgttggccaTCACAGACCTTGGCATATTGATAGCCACCATGCCAACGATACTGGGCATATACTTGTTTAACTCTAGGGAGATTAGCCTTGATGCCTGTTTTgctcagctgttcttcatccacttATTTCAATGCATTGAATCCTCCATTCTCCtgttgatggcctttgaccgcttcatCGCAATCCGTAACCCACTGAGATATACTTCTATCTTAACCCTGCAGAGAATAGCCAAGGTGGGACTTGTGTTTGTGCTAATACGGTTTGCCCTAACAGTCCCACTCCCCTTTCTCTTAAAACGGTTCCGATACTGTCGagccaatgtcctctcccattcctactgtCTGTTCCAGGAGGTCATGAAGATGGCTTGTTCCGATATCACAATCAACAGCATCTATGGCTTGGTTGTTACATTCTTAACAATGGGGTTGGACTCACTGCTCATCTtcctctcttatgtgatgatcctcaaaacagtgCTTAGCATCACGTCCCACATGGAGTGCCTgagggccctgaacacctgcaTCTCCCACCTCTGCGCTGTCCTGCTCTTCTATACGCCAGAGATCAGCTTGTCTGTGATACACAGATTTGGGAAGGGCtctcctcccttgctgcagattctCCTGGGCTATGTCTACCTGCTCATCCCGCCTCTGATGAACCCAATCGTGTACagtgtgaaaagcaaacaccttcgtgcGAGGATAATCAGGGTGTTCGTCAAGTGAAGGGTCAACTCATCTCCCGGCTCCAGTGCTCGTGACTCAGGAGATGAAAAACACGGGCCtccaattccatcctggacccttACATAAGAGATTACATGAGCTCCTGATCTCCACTCTATAGAGAGAGATTCAGATGGGGTCTAAAGCCTGGAGCAATGGGAGAAGGGCTGGTGAGGGAGGACTGTGCACTGGGGGATGGTGAcgaaagcaggcagcagcatttaCAAAGTGACTGTGTCCGTGGAGAGCAAGGTTGACGGGTGGGATGTTGGCCCATAAAGAGCCAGTGGCTGCTCTGACCTCAGAATTCCTGTTGATACAGTCAATAAAGAGAAGGGAGGTGGATGTTGTTTCCCATTACACCTGATCTGTCACTCTCCCGTCTCTGGTTAAACACCCAAGAGAAGCCATTCAGGCCATCCCACCCCCATgaatggctctgcacactgcacaCCTTCTGAGCCTACTCCCCACCAGGGCAGCACAGCCGACTGGGTTCCTAGGGTAGCTTTTACCAAGgcctgtctctggcctggctgggagctgagcctcaggggaagtggaggagcagggggcagggccaagtGGGAATAGATGGGGCAGGAcctccggggaggagcagagggtgtgGCAAGTCTGAACCAACTCTGACCCAAGCAAGCAGGATGGTGCAGGGGGGATGTGGTGGTTCCTGAGAAAAGGAGAATGGGGCTGGATGGTAGGAGAACCTGTGTTTTGGAGAAGACTGAATAAGTGCGACCTCACAAAGGGGGCTCTTGTTTTAAGTATTCCAGGCTGAGAGTAAGCAATTGCAAAGACCTTAGAGGGAAGGGCAGGGCTACCTCAGGCCCCAAGGTGGCACTCTGGGGTGGCTCCCATCTGCAGGGACTTGGCCAGGGTGAGCTGTGCACTTGAAAACCATTACCAGTGGACGGAGGTCAGCCCAGCCCCCGGGCTGCTCTAAACTCcactgaggcagggggagaacAATCCAGCAAATCAAACCTCTGTAACTGGCTCCTTGCCATCCCCATGTGCTACAGCACAGGCCtggcacagcagagaatctgTGATTCAAGAGAGCTGGGTTTGATTCCCTTAAGATGTGTGACTGTGGGGGATCCATTGGCTGTCTCTGAGCTTCTGCACAGGTGGATAATAGCTCTGCCCTGCCACACAGTGGtggtgggaggataaatacattcaaggaGCTCAGATACTCTGAGAGCCTAAGATCAGGGATATGTCAGGGTTCACCAGAGCAACACTCCTGATATTTGTCTATAAAAGTCTTCTTACCACAGCCTCCTGTGACAGCTGCTTCTGGGAAACTCCATGACTCCAGCACCGTGGTGTGTCTGGCAGATATGGGGTGCTTGGGGGTGACAGTGAGTGGATTTCTAAGGGGATTTTtggagagagcaagagaagaagaCCCGCTTACATATGCCTCAGGTACACAGCAACTGTGCGAGCCTGTCACTGTTACATCCGTCTGTCTGTGGTGTAACCCTCTTCTCACCAGTGCAGAGGTAAAGAGCATCTCTGCCACTGATGGACTGTGTGACCAGAAATGTTTACTAACGAACCCTCCCTGGCTTAGTTTGTGGGTGTTCTGCTTGAGATAGGGCCAGCAGTTCTACCTCTTgggattttattgtgagtctcgcACCATTTCCCATcttccttaaagccccaacttCAGCAATCTAGATACTGTGCGGGAAACTCAACTTTCAGTTTTCTATAAAAAGTGAGTTGGAGAAAAGCTAGAAAACCTGAATCAGGTGCACCCCAAGGACTTAGAAACCAAAGGCACATGAAAACAAAACtcaaatatgtatattttaaaatctcaatatTTTCAACcaatctgattatttttttcagtatcTGACTCATACTTcttgaatggtttcagagtagcatccacttcttcggatgcatatagaatggaacatatattgaggagatatatatacacacatacagagagcatgaacaggtgggagttgtcttaccaactctgagaggccaataagtaagagaaaaaaacttttgaagtgataatcaagatagcctagtacagacagtttgataagaagtgtgagaatacttacaaggggagatagagtcaatgtttgtaatggctcagccattcccagtccttattcaatcctaaattgattgtatctagtttgcatatcaattccagctcagcagtctctccttggagtctgtttttgaagtttttctgttgtaagatagccacccgcaggtctgtcattgaatgaccagacaggttaaagtgttctcccactggtttttgaatattatgattcctgatgtcagatttgtgtccattaattcttttgggtagacactgtccggtttggccaatgtacatggcagaggggcattgctggcacatgatggcatatatcacattggtagatgtgcaggtgaacgagtccctgatggtatggctgatttgattaggtcctatgatgatgtcacttgaacagatatgtggacagagttagcatcgggctttgttacaaggatactCCTTGAATGGGGCTAGGCGATACTGCGTACCTAGTTCAAAAgatctgaagagcaactagcaaaagtcacaaaaaataacagcaatattttttttcgaagtacatcagaagcagtaaGCCtgttaaacaatcagtggggccagtgGATGATTGGCCTGCTAAAGGAGCCATCAAGATgaggctaaatgaattattttccttGGTCTTCACAGCGGAGGATGTGAGGGATACTCCCACATGTTAGCCATTCTGTTTAGGTGACAGATGTCAGGAACTATCCAAGGTTGAGGTGTCAGTAAAGGACATTTTGGAACAATCTGATGAATTAAACAGTATTAagacaccaggaccagatgggatgaaCCCAAGAGTACAGAAGAAACTCAAAAAGCAGATTGCAGAACTACAAGCTGTGCTTTGAGACCTAttgtttaaatcagcctctgtaccagataactAGCAAATAGCTAAAGTGATGCTGATTTttaatacaggtttcagaggtgatcctggcaatacAGGCCTGTGACCGGGCGACAACTCACTGgaatggcgcctcctgctggttgtccagggaattagctctttccagcccggagcgccctctgctggccagtgtctcgcctgccgctggctccGTGTCCTTcgcagaccccggtgccctttgcccaggggttctgcccaccgcagTACCCCTTCACTCAgggactcccctcccaggggatcccTCAGCCCCCTATTCccatcttgcctcagtggctaatgccagtgtccatctagcccctgctcactggggcagacgcagtctgtaaaccactcatcatttggaaggggggttggaccagatgcctctgcctattcctgggctgcccctctccaGCCCTAGTACCCGTTGTAGGCCCTTAACTCAGCCTGAAGCCTGGGgatttgctaggctggagctccccagctccctctgcccttccccagcactgctccaaccTATgaaccctcctcagcttcccaggcagcccggtccttctctctctctagggaGCTAGAGAGGGTGTGTCCttcagtctctggccctcagcctctTATATTCTCCCAATCAGCCTAGCATTTCtccaccacagccctctccagggctgcttcaACCCTCTCCGGGCAGGAGCGGGgcgaccaccccgctacaaggccagaaagcctaatttcagtaccaggcaaattggttttCAGTCACAAAGATGAACACgttatgttggggaagaatcaacacagcTTCTCAAAggcaaatcatgcctcaccaatcttctAGGTGAGAaagctgaggaactgtcccagattgaggtgttattAGAGGAGCGTTTggagcaaattgataaattaaacggtaataagtcaccaggacgagatggtattcacccaagagttctgaaggaactcaaatgtgaaattgcagaactactaactgtagtctgtaacctatcatttaagtcAGCTTCTGTAACAAAGGTCTGAAAAATAACTAATgtgatgccattttttaaaaaagggatcaagaggtgatcctggcaattataggctggtaagcctgatttcagtgccgtccaaactggttgaaattatagtaaagatcaaaactgtcagacacagagatgaatgTAATTTGTTGGTGAAGAGTTAACAGGGTTTTTGTAGAAGGAAATCAGACCTCACcaatccattagaattctttgagggggtcaatgtATAACCAGATTTCTCCCTGGCAGCCCCCTTTCCTGCATTGCAAAAACGGTATacagggcagggaagggagatTGCTCAAGGCTCCATACCTGGAAATTTCCTCATGGAGAAGGGAAGGGTCCTCCCCTATGGAAATGATCAAAGGGAAATTTCCATGTAGGGAACCTTGTGGAATCTCCCTTCCCTGGGCTATTCCCTGGTTTTGAAATACAGAAAacagggctgctggggagaaatCTCCTCCTATGTTGTtgttgtcattattattattattatttattattcagcaAGATCACATCTGTGACAGCATCATTGTTACTACTTGGCCGTCCCCAAGGTAGCCATGTCACTAATCGGAACCATATGAACAGTGATGACAAGCCCGGATTCCAGGAATAGAGCCTGCAGCAGGGCTTGCGCTGCAGAACAGCTGGGTAGCATCACCATGTGATTTGAActcctgcagtttgccattggcTGTGACGGGGTTAAAGCTGGTTCTCACTAAGCCAAGCAGCTGAGGTTCCCTGATGGCAaagtggcccccaagggaatgtgcagacatgcTTCATAAAGGCAATTGCCTCCCTATCTGAACAGATGCTGCCTGCTGCCCGTGCAACCTCCAAAGACTCCTTCTCCTTTACGGTGAAAACCTCTTTAGGGTGTCAGCGGCTCCCCTTCCATCAgaattgggtacgttggcaggtttcactatctttaaaatgcaaagtgaaggggaaaggctGCAAACTGTTTACATTGGCAGATGTTCTGTGCAGTGGCAGAGGACTCAGCTGGGCTGTCGGGGTGACTCAGTGATGGGGCTGGAGGCCAGGCAGGGCTATGTAACTTTGGAACCCCTCCCCTACAGCTGTGCATGCTCCATGGTGGGTTATTCAAGCTACACAAAAATCTGGGATTCAAATCGAGCTCGAAGTGTTAAAACTCCAATGCCCCGAGTCAGGATTTCTCAAGGGGTCCCCGTTCTGGAGGTGCCGTgtgctctgggcctgatcctgctggggCTCAGTGAGAGGAGACCACAAAGAATGTCAATAACTAGTTCCCAAATTGCTTCAGGTTTAT
Coding sequences within it:
- the LOC128832619 gene encoding olfactory receptor 51G2-like is translated as MSAVNDTNFNSAVFLLTGIPGQEDVYLLISIPFCLMYVISIVGNSVILFIIKTDPSLHEPMYIFLSMLAITDLGILIATMPTILGIYLFNSREISLDACFAQLFFIHLFQCIESSILLLMAFDRFIAIRNPLRYTSILTLQRIAKVGLVFVLIRFALTVPLPFLLKRFRYCRANVLSHSYCLFQEVMKMACSDITINSIYGLVVTFLTMGLDSLLIFLSYVMILKTVLSITSHMECLRALNTCISHLCAVLLFYTPEISLSVIHRFGKGSPPLLQILLGYVYLLIPPLMNPIVYSVKSKHLRARIIRVFVK